From one Thermomicrobiales bacterium genomic stretch:
- a CDS encoding HNH endonuclease gives MNQPTEPLQPIATRQMVLVLNQNYEPLNVCNMRRAIGLIIHDKAEVLDVYQVRIITASSTIEAPSVIRLSHLIRRPHPRVKLTRREIFIRDNYTCQYCGSRTADLTIDHIIPRSRGGVHSWENLVSACRSCNHRKGGKLLTDSKMRLSRLPFEPKAGRYYTIQRRMSAVVSDSWLRFIPDFESIAIGHLHSRASD, from the coding sequence ATGAATCAACCCACGGAGCCTCTCCAACCGATCGCCACACGGCAGATGGTTCTGGTTCTCAATCAGAACTATGAACCCTTGAACGTCTGCAACATGCGCCGCGCAATCGGCCTGATCATCCACGACAAGGCTGAGGTGCTCGATGTCTACCAGGTTCGTATCATCACTGCGTCGAGCACGATCGAAGCGCCGTCCGTGATCAGGCTGAGTCATCTCATTCGCCGGCCACATCCACGAGTGAAGTTAACTCGGCGGGAAATCTTCATTCGTGACAACTACACCTGCCAGTACTGCGGCAGCCGCACCGCTGACCTGACCATCGACCACATCATCCCTCGTTCCCGTGGCGGCGTGCACAGTTGGGAGAATCTGGTGTCGGCTTGCCGCAGTTGCAACCACCGCAAGGGGGGGAAGTTGCTGACCGACTCGAAGATGCGGTTGTCGCGCCTTCCGTTCGAGCCGAAGGCCGGCCGGTACTACACGATTCAGCGCCGAATGAGCGCGGTAGTGTCGGATTCGTGGCTGAGGTTCATTCCGGACTTTGAATCAATCGCGATCGGCCATCTCCACAGTCGTGCAAGCGATTGA
- a CDS encoding valine--tRNA ligase, with amino-acid sequence MTTQPGVASGADELGKAYDPGATERGWYEFWHSRGYFKPVDRGRGPYVVIMPPPNVTGELHMGHALFSAVEDLMIRYHRMLGFAALWLPGADHAGIAGQWVVEKELAKEGLTRHDLGREQFLSRVWDWMESYQERIKGQLQSLGASCDWSRYVFTMDPGPAHAVRVAFKHLYDKGLIYRGERLISWCPRCMTALSDLEVVHEDVSSFLWHLRYPLADGSGVIEVATTRPETMLGDTAVAVHPDDERYRALIGHEVILPILNRRIPVVADEAVDRAFGSGAVKVTPAHDPNDFEIGRRHNLPMVNVMNLDGTMNDEAGPFAGLSIAEAREQVVARLEQDGALARVEPHEHSVGHCDRCGSVVEPLISKQWFVQMAPLAKPAIEVVKDGQIRFYPSRFSTVYLSWMENIHDWCISRQLWWGHRIPIWYCRDCGEMTATDQERLGSCDACGSRNIEQDPDVLDTWFSSGLWTFSTLGWPEETPDLRMYYPGHLMETGYDIIFHWVARMIFFGIELMGAPPFKDVYLHGTVRDQHGQRMSKTKGNVLDPTTISAEYGTDALRFALLTASGPGSDLKLSTERVEAMRNFANKLFNATRFSLRAIESAQIVRDDDGAPARPVDEALSIPDRWILSRLASTIEDVTRLMDGYQLHEAGRALYEFIWSEFCDWYIEAVKVRLYAEPMDPVVPQTLAYVLERTLRLLHPFMPFVTEELWQQLPHSGDALIVAAFPEAGESFPEAVASFELLREATREIRNARSEHGVDPGRRISAVIYPGQARATFEELAGELQSLARIDRDTWEVRDGEPESPATSTVIVVGGSTIYLPLAGMVDLAAEQARIEREIAEVEAEIARVDAMLANEQFVAKAPEKVVGAQRERRAAAAERQDLLRRSLTELG; translated from the coding sequence ATGACGACGCAGCCCGGGGTCGCGTCCGGCGCGGATGAGCTGGGTAAGGCCTACGATCCAGGCGCCACAGAACGCGGCTGGTACGAGTTCTGGCACTCTCGCGGTTACTTCAAGCCAGTCGATCGTGGCCGCGGTCCATACGTCGTTATCATGCCGCCACCCAACGTCACTGGTGAGCTGCATATGGGGCACGCGCTGTTTTCGGCGGTCGAGGATCTGATGATCCGGTATCACCGGATGCTCGGCTTCGCCGCGCTCTGGCTGCCAGGCGCAGACCATGCTGGTATTGCGGGGCAGTGGGTCGTCGAGAAGGAGCTCGCGAAGGAGGGATTGACACGCCATGATCTCGGGCGCGAGCAGTTCCTCAGCCGCGTCTGGGACTGGATGGAGTCGTACCAGGAGCGAATCAAGGGTCAACTCCAGTCGCTCGGCGCGTCGTGCGACTGGTCGCGATATGTCTTCACGATGGATCCTGGCCCCGCCCACGCAGTTCGCGTGGCATTCAAGCATCTGTATGACAAGGGCCTGATTTATCGCGGGGAGCGTCTGATCTCCTGGTGTCCACGTTGCATGACGGCGCTTTCCGACCTCGAGGTCGTTCATGAAGATGTCTCGTCGTTTCTCTGGCATCTGCGCTACCCACTGGCCGATGGGAGTGGCGTTATCGAGGTTGCGACGACCCGGCCCGAGACGATGCTGGGGGACACCGCGGTCGCGGTCCACCCAGACGACGAACGGTATCGCGCGCTGATCGGCCATGAGGTCATCCTTCCGATCCTCAACCGTCGGATTCCCGTCGTCGCCGATGAGGCTGTCGACCGTGCATTTGGCAGCGGCGCAGTCAAAGTGACTCCGGCTCACGATCCGAATGATTTCGAGATTGGCCGGCGACACAACCTGCCGATGGTGAATGTCATGAATCTCGACGGCACGATGAATGACGAGGCCGGGCCGTTTGCAGGGTTGTCAATCGCCGAAGCACGCGAGCAGGTCGTTGCGCGACTGGAACAGGATGGAGCGCTAGCCCGCGTCGAGCCGCACGAGCATTCGGTGGGGCATTGTGACCGTTGTGGGTCAGTTGTCGAGCCGCTCATCTCGAAGCAGTGGTTCGTCCAGATGGCGCCACTGGCGAAGCCGGCGATAGAAGTCGTGAAGGACGGCCAGATCCGATTCTATCCATCGCGATTTTCCACCGTGTATCTGAGCTGGATGGAGAACATCCACGATTGGTGCATCTCGCGGCAACTCTGGTGGGGCCACCGGATTCCGATCTGGTACTGCCGCGACTGTGGAGAAATGACGGCAACCGACCAGGAGCGCCTCGGGAGCTGCGACGCATGCGGGTCGCGCAATATCGAGCAGGATCCTGACGTGCTCGATACCTGGTTTTCGTCCGGCCTCTGGACCTTCTCGACGCTTGGCTGGCCGGAAGAGACGCCGGACCTGCGCATGTACTACCCCGGTCATTTGATGGAGACTGGCTACGACATCATCTTCCACTGGGTGGCGAGGATGATCTTCTTCGGCATCGAGCTCATGGGCGCGCCTCCGTTCAAGGATGTCTATCTTCACGGAACCGTCCGCGATCAGCACGGCCAGCGCATGAGCAAGACCAAAGGCAACGTGCTCGATCCGACGACAATCAGCGCGGAGTATGGGACCGACGCGCTACGGTTCGCGCTTCTCACAGCATCGGGTCCAGGCAGCGACCTGAAGCTGTCCACCGAACGCGTCGAAGCCATGCGTAATTTCGCCAACAAGCTGTTCAACGCGACTCGCTTTTCGTTGCGAGCGATCGAAAGCGCACAGATCGTGCGGGACGACGACGGCGCTCCTGCTCGCCCTGTTGACGAAGCACTCTCGATCCCGGATCGGTGGATTCTCAGCCGGCTCGCCTCCACGATCGAAGATGTCACCCGGTTGATGGACGGGTATCAACTGCACGAGGCCGGCCGGGCGCTGTATGAATTTATCTGGTCGGAGTTCTGCGACTGGTATATCGAGGCAGTGAAAGTGCGGCTCTACGCCGAACCGATGGATCCTGTTGTGCCCCAGACGCTCGCCTATGTGCTCGAGAGGACGCTTCGGCTGCTGCACCCGTTCATGCCGTTTGTGACCGAAGAGCTTTGGCAGCAACTTCCGCATTCCGGGGATGCGCTGATCGTAGCCGCATTCCCGGAGGCGGGGGAGTCGTTTCCAGAGGCCGTCGCCAGCTTCGAGCTGCTTCGTGAAGCCACCCGGGAGATCCGGAATGCTCGCAGCGAACATGGGGTCGATCCGGGTCGTCGGATCAGCGCGGTCATCTATCCTGGCCAGGCGCGGGCGACGTTCGAAGAGCTGGCGGGCGAGCTGCAGTCTCTCGCCCGGATCGATCGCGATACCTGGGAGGTTCGCGACGGCGAGCCGGAGTCTCCTGCGACGAGCACTGTGATCGTCGTCGGCGGGTCGACGATCTACCTACCACTGGCTGGGATGGTTGACCTTGCCGCGGAACAGGCGAGAATCGAACGGGAGATCGCAGAAGTCGAGGCAGAAATCGCTCGAGTTGATGCGATGCTCGCCAATGAGCAGTTCGTAGCCAAGGCGCCGGAGAAGGTCGTCGGAGCTCAGCGCGAGCGTCGAGCGGCGGCAGCGGAACGTCAGGACTTGCTGCGCAGGAGCCTGACTGAGCTTGGTTGA
- a CDS encoding dolichyl-phosphate beta-glucosyltransferase, whose protein sequence is MIEAQRPELTIVIPAFNEEQRLPATLAAIDRYLVDERIVAEIIVADDGSTDRTAEIARRFTPSSADLVVLSLPHRGKAYAVRDGILSATADYVLFTDADLSTPMRFAPLLLDELRRGAGVAIGSREGIGARRVGEPAYRHFMGRVFNFVVQALAVPGISDTQCGFKAFRADAARKIFARTQLHDPGEIRGPRVSGFDVEVLFIARRLGYRIATVPVYWEHVPGSKVRPIQDSALMFLDVVRVRVNALRGRYDTTARP, encoded by the coding sequence GTGATCGAAGCGCAACGGCCCGAGCTCACGATCGTGATCCCGGCCTTCAACGAAGAACAGCGGCTGCCAGCGACACTGGCCGCGATCGATCGCTACCTCGTAGACGAGCGAATTGTGGCCGAAATCATTGTCGCCGACGACGGCAGCACCGACAGAACTGCCGAGATCGCGCGCCGCTTCACTCCCTCGTCCGCCGACCTGGTTGTCTTATCCCTGCCCCATCGCGGCAAGGCGTACGCAGTCCGCGACGGCATCCTCAGCGCGACTGCCGATTATGTCCTGTTCACGGACGCCGACTTGTCGACGCCGATGAGGTTTGCGCCGCTGCTGCTCGATGAGCTCCGCCGAGGGGCTGGGGTCGCGATCGGTTCGCGCGAGGGAATCGGGGCGCGCCGCGTTGGCGAGCCCGCCTACCGGCACTTCATGGGACGTGTCTTCAATTTCGTCGTTCAGGCTCTGGCCGTACCGGGCATCAGCGACACGCAATGCGGCTTCAAGGCCTTCCGCGCAGACGCTGCCCGAAAGATCTTCGCGAGAACGCAACTCCACGACCCTGGTGAGATCCGCGGCCCGCGCGTCAGCGGTTTCGATGTCGAGGTGCTGTTCATCGCGCGACGATTGGGCTATCGAATCGCAACAGTTCCCGTCTACTGGGAGCACGTGCCGGGAAGCAAGGTAAGACCGATCCAGGACTCGGCGCTGATGTTTCTCGACGTTGTCCGTGTCCGCGTCAATGCGCTTCGCGGGCGCTACGACACGACCGCACGACCCTGA
- the mutL gene encoding DNA mismatch repair endonuclease MutL has protein sequence MGIQRLPEEMIGRIAAGEVIERPAAAVKELIENALDAGATAIDVAISEGGVAFIDVRDDGAGMSDKDLLLAVERHATSKITSIDDLMSLKTLGFRGEALASMAAVSDLTIRTLDGASGEGWSRRVKFGVGGPVERIAWASGAAISARSLFENVPARRKFLRQPQTEASYVTRVVSAYALAYPGVAFTLEIDGRRTMTTDGRGDQIAAAVGVWGDEVAAALVPLRTPDDMPEGYDVGGLVSLPHLDRATRQAQHLFAQGRLVASRQLGTAFEQAYQTLLMVGRHPVGCIRLTVPPDRIDVNVHPTKAEVRFADERLVFSLVQRAVREAIVAMAPPPAVPTVVASPLSDWAVQRRFALAHPDRHPSLASLTDTLSSGTSESLAPEPAAEHRLPVLRVLGQIASTFIIAEGPDGMYMIDQHAAHERIMYERLMADYVARSPDRQLLLEPATVDLAAPAWEMYRNCRDDLVALGFDLEEFGGTAILVRAVPAKLRVRHPARMIETILEELVAGGRGESRLESLAISAACHASIRANQPLSLLEMRELVVQLERCSSPLACGHGRPTMLRMTSEELEKQFSRR, from the coding sequence ATGGGCATTCAACGGCTGCCGGAAGAGATGATCGGGCGCATCGCCGCCGGCGAGGTGATCGAACGCCCGGCGGCGGCGGTGAAGGAGCTCATCGAGAATGCGCTTGATGCTGGCGCTACCGCAATCGATGTGGCGATCAGCGAGGGTGGAGTCGCGTTCATCGATGTCCGGGACGACGGGGCCGGCATGTCTGACAAGGACTTGCTGCTGGCTGTCGAGCGCCACGCGACATCGAAGATCACCTCGATCGACGATCTGATGTCATTGAAGACGCTAGGCTTTCGTGGCGAGGCGCTCGCGTCGATGGCCGCTGTCAGCGACCTCACCATCCGCACCCTCGATGGCGCCAGCGGCGAGGGATGGTCCAGGCGTGTGAAGTTCGGCGTCGGCGGCCCGGTCGAGCGCATCGCCTGGGCCAGTGGCGCAGCAATTTCCGCGCGGAGCCTGTTCGAGAATGTTCCGGCGCGTCGCAAATTCCTCCGCCAGCCGCAGACAGAGGCGTCCTACGTGACGCGCGTCGTGAGCGCATATGCGCTTGCCTACCCCGGTGTCGCGTTCACGCTGGAGATTGACGGCCGGCGGACGATGACGACCGACGGGCGTGGCGATCAGATCGCGGCAGCCGTCGGTGTCTGGGGTGATGAAGTTGCCGCTGCGCTTGTGCCGCTGCGCACTCCAGATGACATGCCGGAGGGATACGACGTTGGTGGCCTGGTGTCACTCCCGCATCTCGATCGAGCGACCAGACAGGCCCAGCACCTGTTCGCGCAGGGGAGACTCGTGGCGAGCCGTCAACTCGGAACCGCATTCGAGCAGGCGTACCAGACGCTGCTGATGGTTGGCCGCCATCCGGTTGGCTGCATCCGGCTGACCGTGCCGCCCGATCGTATCGACGTCAACGTTCATCCGACGAAGGCAGAGGTTCGGTTTGCCGACGAGCGGCTTGTCTTTTCGCTCGTCCAGCGCGCCGTTCGCGAGGCGATTGTCGCAATGGCGCCTCCGCCGGCCGTCCCCACGGTCGTCGCGTCGCCGCTCAGCGACTGGGCGGTCCAGCGACGCTTCGCGCTGGCGCACCCCGACCGCCACCCATCGCTGGCGTCATTGACCGACACGCTTTCTTCGGGAACCAGCGAGTCGCTCGCGCCGGAGCCAGCGGCGGAACACCGGCTGCCAGTTCTTCGCGTCCTTGGCCAGATCGCGTCGACGTTCATCATCGCCGAGGGACCGGACGGTATGTATATGATCGACCAGCATGCCGCCCACGAGCGGATCATGTATGAGCGGTTGATGGCGGACTACGTCGCCCGTTCGCCAGACCGCCAACTTCTGCTGGAGCCGGCTACGGTCGATCTGGCGGCGCCAGCCTGGGAGATGTATCGCAATTGCCGCGACGACCTGGTGGCGCTTGGCTTCGACCTCGAGGAATTCGGCGGCACGGCGATTCTCGTCCGGGCTGTGCCGGCCAAGCTGCGTGTCCGACACCCGGCTCGAATGATTGAGACGATACTTGAAGAGCTGGTGGCTGGTGGACGAGGGGAGTCACGTCTGGAGTCCCTCGCCATCAGTGCGGCCTGTCACGCTTCGATCCGCGCGAACCAGCCGCTTTCATTGCTGGAGATGCGGGAGCTCGTCGTTCAGCTCGAACGATGCTCCTCGCCGCTTGCGTGCGGCCATGGCCGGCCGACGATGTTGAGGATGACCTCGGAAGAGCTGGAAAAGCAGTTCTCACGCCGATGA
- a CDS encoding glycosyltransferase family 2 protein — protein sequence MTRVDLIVPTFNGTDLLRACLRSLRASTFTDYQLWVVDDGSTEPIAPVVARAAQRGQIIRFEQNVGLTRGLNAAIARGAGEYVVLLNNDTEVEPDWLASLVRCADEHPRAGSVASKMRLMSDRTRLHSAGDYYSVRGMPGNRGVWMFDAGQYDQQKHVFSACGGAALYRRAALATVDRGGGEIFDERLFMYCEDVDLAWRLWRQKWECVYCPDAVVYHALSATAGGKLASYYVARNLWLVIARSIPRGVLPDRQRVIAYHFGRFARDLRHAREPAARAALRGTLAGLALAAGDWRRRPLVSDGERQRLRALLSDSRLSPGLPAAATLCSRSSQTRDGTAG from the coding sequence ATGACACGAGTCGATCTGATCGTGCCTACTTTCAATGGCACTGACCTGCTGCGCGCGTGTCTACGGAGCCTCCGCGCGTCGACGTTCACCGACTACCAGCTCTGGGTCGTTGACGATGGGTCGACCGAGCCGATCGCGCCGGTGGTCGCTCGGGCAGCGCAGCGTGGGCAGATCATCCGGTTCGAGCAGAATGTTGGTCTGACTCGGGGCCTGAATGCAGCCATTGCCCGCGGCGCTGGTGAATATGTCGTGCTACTCAACAACGACACCGAGGTCGAGCCGGACTGGCTCGCCTCGCTCGTTCGATGCGCCGACGAGCATCCCCGAGCCGGCAGCGTCGCGTCAAAAATGCGGTTGATGAGCGATCGCACTCGATTACACTCCGCGGGAGATTACTATTCCGTCCGAGGGATGCCGGGCAACCGAGGCGTCTGGATGTTCGATGCCGGCCAGTACGATCAACAGAAGCATGTCTTCAGCGCCTGTGGTGGCGCCGCGCTCTATCGGAGGGCGGCGCTCGCCACTGTCGATCGGGGCGGCGGCGAGATATTCGACGAGCGACTGTTCATGTACTGCGAAGATGTCGATCTTGCCTGGCGTCTTTGGCGACAGAAGTGGGAGTGCGTGTACTGTCCAGACGCTGTCGTTTACCACGCGCTGTCCGCGACGGCTGGTGGCAAGCTGGCAAGCTACTACGTCGCGCGCAATCTCTGGCTTGTCATTGCCCGCTCGATCCCGCGGGGAGTGCTGCCCGATCGGCAGCGGGTCATCGCGTATCACTTCGGCAGGTTCGCCCGTGATCTCCGGCACGCGCGGGAACCGGCAGCCCGCGCGGCACTACGCGGCACTCTGGCCGGACTCGCGCTCGCAGCAGGCGACTGGCGCCGCCGCCCGCTTGTGAGCGATGGGGAGCGGCAACGCCTCCGCGCACTGCTGTCCGACAGCCGATTGAGCCCGGGGCTGCCGGCCGCTGCTACACTTTGCAGCCGGAGTTCGCAGACACGAGACGGGACAGCCGGTTGA
- a CDS encoding DNA-3-methyladenine glycosylase yields the protein MVDASDALPADWFMADVVGVARGLVGRWLMVDVTTRALILETEAYGGAEDLASHAAFRPGGRAAVMTDHGGTVYVYAAYGMYPCFNIVTGARGSASAVLLRGVLLPDQQRHVSGPGRTARALDIVLADHGERIPGPRFSISTERVPCVIQQTTRVGIRRGVETPWRFAGRPLVRDH from the coding sequence TTGGTTGATGCATCTGACGCTCTGCCCGCCGACTGGTTCATGGCCGATGTCGTCGGTGTTGCTCGTGGGCTCGTCGGACGATGGTTGATGGTTGACGTAACGACGCGGGCGTTGATTCTTGAGACCGAGGCGTACGGTGGGGCGGAAGACCTTGCCTCGCATGCAGCTTTCCGACCGGGTGGGCGCGCGGCAGTTATGACAGATCATGGCGGGACCGTCTATGTCTATGCGGCGTATGGCATGTATCCCTGCTTCAACATCGTCACCGGCGCTCGGGGGTCGGCGTCGGCGGTGCTGCTTCGCGGCGTGCTCTTGCCAGATCAACAACGACACGTGTCCGGGCCGGGACGAACAGCCCGGGCGCTGGATATCGTGCTGGCCGACCATGGTGAGCGAATTCCTGGCCCTCGCTTTTCGATCAGCACCGAACGCGTGCCTTGTGTCATCCAGCAGACAACGCGAGTGGGAATCCGGCGGGGAGTTGAGACGCCGTGGCGGTTTGCTGGCCGGCCACTCGTGAGGGATCACTGA
- a CDS encoding AroM family protein, translating into MTIGQAPRDDVTASMFGDARPMLIEAGALDGLDNETIESLRPTRGDHVLVTRLVDGREAVVGKERLLPYVQSAIDRVVDLGASIVCVLCTGAFPELRCPTLLIFPDRILSGVCDAFLTNGTLGVLMPHPDQHESMVAKWSTDGRAVVTASVSPYAGARAVGESMRQLAAAGAHAIVMDCMGFDRQMLADARRSVSTPVILANGLVGAILSELVGDPTSDQGRAVVS; encoded by the coding sequence GTGACCATCGGCCAAGCGCCACGGGATGATGTCACAGCGTCAATGTTCGGCGATGCTCGGCCCATGCTGATCGAAGCCGGCGCTCTCGACGGCCTCGACAACGAGACGATCGAGTCGCTGAGACCGACTCGTGGAGACCACGTCCTGGTCACGCGTTTAGTGGATGGACGGGAGGCGGTGGTCGGCAAGGAGCGGCTACTGCCGTATGTGCAGTCTGCGATCGACCGCGTGGTAGACCTTGGCGCGTCGATTGTCTGTGTTCTCTGCACCGGCGCCTTCCCGGAGCTTCGCTGCCCAACGCTGCTTATCTTCCCCGACCGGATCCTGTCCGGTGTGTGTGACGCGTTCCTTACCAATGGCACGCTGGGAGTGTTGATGCCGCATCCCGATCAACACGAGTCAATGGTTGCGAAGTGGTCGACCGATGGTCGGGCGGTCGTGACCGCCAGTGTTTCGCCATACGCAGGAGCCCGCGCGGTAGGCGAGTCGATGCGGCAGCTCGCTGCGGCTGGCGCACATGCGATCGTCATGGATTGCATGGGATTTGATCGTCAGATGCTGGCCGATGCGCGCCGGTCCGTCTCGACGCCGGTGATTCTGGCCAACGGGCTTGTCGGCGCGATTCTCAGCGAGCTCGTCGGGGACCCGACGAGCGATCAGGGTCGTGCGGTCGTGTCGTAG
- the uvrA gene encoding excinuclease ABC subunit UvrA → MPIDKIVVRGAREHNLKNIDVEIPRDKLVVLTGLSGSGKSSLAFDTIYAEGQRRYVESLSAYARQFLGQMEKPDVDQIDGLSPAISIDQKGASRNPRSTVGTVTEIYDHLRLLYARIGHPHCPKCGREISQQSVQQMAETILALPEGSRILVLGPVIRDRKGEHQNVLDQIRKGGFVRVRVDGEIRELDETIPMAKYKKHTIEVVVDRLVVRHESDEDLHALRIRLIDSLETALRLGNGNVTIQIIDGQELPFSEHFACPVCGVSIGDIEPRSFSFNSPHGACPTCTGLGIAMEFDEDLVVSDPDLTLADGAISPWSRPGRDANAWYEAMVAALAETQDIPMDIPFRDLTPEQRKLVLHGDGHPTLTVRYTARSGRRRQYTVKYEGVIPYLERRLRQTTSDYIRQDMEQYMASRPCPTCKGARLRPEVIAVTVDGHSIVDIARNSIQQSLDFVQRLQSGALSDREMLIARQVLKEIRERLGFLVDVGLDYLTLDRAAASLSGGEAQRIRLATQIGSRLMGVMYVLDEPSIGLHHRDNARLIHTLTQLRDIGNTLLVVEHDEETMRAADWIIDIGPGAGEHGGHIVAEGTFDDIIADLSSITGDYLSGRRVIPVPTTRRAGNGARLVLAGARANNLKNVTAEFPLGTFICVTGVSGSGKSTLISDTLYRRLAQILYRAHDRPGAFDRLDGVEHIDKVIDIDQSPIGRTPRSNPATYTGVFTHIRELFAAMPEAKTRGYKAGRFSFNVKGGRCEACSGDGIVKIEMQFLPDVYVPCEVCHGKRYNREALEIEYKGKSIADVLDMTVEESLEFFENIPKVRNKMQTLFDVGLGYIHLGQPATQLSGGEAQRVKLATELSRRATGKTLYILDEPTTGLHFADIERLLGVLQRLADAGNTILVIEHNLDVIKSADWIIDLGPEGGHRGGEIIAAGTPEAIAEVEASYTGQALRVLHAEPALAAD, encoded by the coding sequence ATGCCGATAGATAAGATCGTCGTTCGAGGCGCCCGCGAGCACAATCTGAAGAACATAGACGTTGAGATCCCTCGGGACAAGCTGGTCGTTCTGACCGGCCTTTCCGGCTCGGGGAAGTCATCGCTCGCGTTCGACACTATCTACGCCGAAGGACAGCGTCGATATGTCGAGTCACTATCGGCCTATGCCCGGCAGTTCCTCGGGCAAATGGAGAAGCCAGATGTCGACCAGATCGACGGCCTCTCCCCAGCAATCTCGATCGACCAGAAGGGCGCAAGCCGTAATCCTCGCTCGACCGTCGGGACCGTCACTGAGATCTACGACCACCTGCGGCTACTGTACGCGCGTATCGGTCACCCCCATTGTCCGAAGTGCGGGCGCGAGATCAGCCAGCAGTCTGTTCAACAGATGGCGGAGACGATCCTCGCTCTTCCAGAAGGTTCGCGCATCCTCGTCCTTGGTCCAGTGATCCGCGATCGCAAAGGCGAGCACCAGAACGTCCTCGACCAGATCCGGAAGGGTGGGTTCGTTCGCGTCCGCGTCGATGGCGAGATACGCGAACTGGACGAGACGATCCCGATGGCCAAGTACAAGAAGCACACGATCGAGGTGGTAGTCGACCGCCTTGTCGTGCGCCACGAGTCGGATGAGGATCTGCACGCGCTGCGCATTCGCCTGATCGATTCCCTTGAGACGGCACTGCGGCTCGGCAACGGCAATGTCACGATTCAGATCATCGATGGACAGGAACTGCCGTTCTCGGAGCATTTCGCCTGCCCGGTCTGTGGTGTCTCGATCGGTGACATCGAGCCGCGCTCGTTCTCGTTCAACAGCCCACATGGAGCCTGCCCGACCTGCACAGGGCTCGGCATTGCGATGGAATTCGACGAGGATCTCGTAGTCTCGGATCCGGACCTGACGCTGGCCGATGGCGCCATCTCGCCCTGGTCACGACCGGGACGCGATGCGAACGCCTGGTATGAAGCGATGGTTGCGGCCCTTGCCGAGACGCAGGATATCCCGATGGACATCCCGTTCCGCGACCTCACCCCCGAACAGCGCAAGCTCGTCCTCCACGGGGACGGCCACCCAACGCTGACGGTGCGTTACACGGCACGCAGTGGCCGGCGCAGACAGTACACCGTCAAGTACGAGGGCGTGATCCCCTACCTCGAGCGGCGGTTACGGCAGACGACATCCGATTACATCCGGCAGGACATGGAGCAGTACATGGCGTCGCGCCCATGTCCGACCTGTAAGGGCGCGCGCCTCCGGCCCGAAGTCATTGCGGTCACAGTGGATGGTCACTCGATCGTCGACATCGCCCGGAACTCGATCCAGCAATCGCTCGATTTTGTCCAGCGCCTGCAGTCCGGCGCGCTCTCTGACCGGGAGATGCTCATCGCCCGACAGGTGCTCAAGGAGATTCGCGAACGGCTCGGGTTTCTGGTTGATGTTGGCCTCGACTATCTCACCCTGGACCGTGCGGCCGCGAGTCTCTCCGGTGGCGAGGCGCAGCGAATCCGGCTCGCAACACAGATCGGCAGCCGGCTCATGGGCGTGATGTATGTGCTGGACGAGCCGTCGATCGGTCTGCATCATCGTGATAACGCGCGTTTGATCCATACGTTGACCCAACTCCGCGATATCGGCAACACGCTGCTGGTCGTCGAGCACGATGAGGAGACGATGCGAGCGGCGGACTGGATCATCGACATCGGCCCCGGCGCCGGCGAACACGGTGGGCACATAGTCGCTGAGGGTACGTTCGACGACATCATCGCCGACTTGAGCTCGATCACTGGCGACTACCTGAGTGGCCGGCGGGTGATTCCTGTCCCGACGACACGGCGCGCCGGCAACGGAGCCCGACTCGTGCTGGCCGGGGCGAGAGCGAACAATCTGAAGAATGTCACCGCTGAGTTCCCGCTAGGGACGTTCATCTGCGTAACCGGCGTTTCGGGTTCTGGCAAGAGCACACTGATCAGTGACACGCTCTATCGTCGGCTTGCCCAGATTCTCTATCGCGCGCACGATCGACCCGGCGCGTTCGACCGGCTCGACGGGGTTGAGCACATCGACAAAGTCATCGACATCGACCAGAGCCCGATCGGTCGCACGCCACGCTCCAACCCGGCCACCTACACTGGCGTGTTTACCCACATTCGCGAGCTGTTCGCGGCGATGCCCGAGGCGAAGACACGCGGCTACAAGGCCGGCCGCTTTTCGTTCAACGTCAAGGGCGGGCGCTGCGAGGCGTGCTCCGGGGATGGAATCGTCAAGATCGAGATGCAGTTCCTTCCCGACGTCTATGTTCCGTGCGAGGTCTGCCATGGGAAGCGATACAATCGCGAGGCGCTCGAGATCGAATACAAGGGCAAGAGCATTGCCGATGTGCTCGACATGACTGTCGAGGAATCGCTGGAGTTTTTCGAGAATATCCCAAAGGTCCGCAACAAGATGCAGACCCTCTTCGATGTCGGCCTCGGGTATATCCATCTCGGCCAGCCGGCCACGCAGCTCTCCGGCGGCGAAGCGCAGCGAGTGAAGCTTGCAACCGAGCTATCCCGGCGGGCGACTGGCAAGACGCTCTATATCCTCGACGAACCAACGACCGGCCTCCACTTTGCTGACATCGAGCGGCTACTCGGTGTGCTCCAGCGCCTTGCTGACGCGGGAAACACGATCCTGGTGATCGAGCACAATCTCGATGTCATCAAGTCGGCAGACTGGATCATCGACCTTGGCCCCGAAGGCGGCCATCGCGGTGGAGAGATCATCGCCGCTGGCACGCCGGAAGCGATCGCCGAGGTCGAGGCGTCATACACTGGCCAGGCGCTACGGGTGCTGCATGCGGAGCCAGCGCTCGCAGCCGACTGA